A region of Streptomyces paludis DNA encodes the following proteins:
- a CDS encoding sensor histidine kinase, with protein sequence MTRTEYPWLLPSEMIGPRGPELPGDRGRARPRRTVRDWTTDSLMFLFAVMIVLVTVESGQRAGNTDAVVFFDVVVGLLACCALWARRRWPMGVAVGLALLNAVAPATGGAGLVALFGLAVHRAYRPVAAVAALMTGCGVVVAFFRPDPSESLITALVATVVLILLATGWGMLVRARRQLVVALRERALRAEAEAGLRAEQAQRLAREAIAREMHDVLAHRLTLLSVHAGALEFRPDAPAPEVARAAGVIRDSAHEALQDLRMIIGVLRAPDGDEGDRPQPTLATLDALVDEVRQAGMDVTLDSRIADPAAVTAATGRTAYRVAQEGLTNARKHAPGARAAVEVSGGPGDGLTIEVRNAAPPGVVTEVPGSGQGLIGLTERAALAGGRFEHGPTGDGGFAVRAWLPWTP encoded by the coding sequence ATGACACGCACGGAATACCCCTGGCTGCTCCCCTCGGAGATGATCGGCCCCCGGGGCCCGGAGCTGCCCGGCGACCGCGGCAGGGCCCGGCCCCGCCGTACCGTGCGCGACTGGACGACCGACAGCCTGATGTTCCTGTTCGCCGTCATGATCGTGCTCGTCACCGTCGAGTCCGGCCAGCGCGCGGGCAACACGGACGCCGTCGTGTTCTTCGATGTCGTCGTGGGCCTGCTCGCCTGCTGCGCGCTGTGGGCGCGGCGCCGCTGGCCGATGGGGGTCGCGGTCGGGCTGGCGCTGCTGAACGCGGTGGCGCCGGCCACGGGCGGAGCGGGGCTGGTGGCCCTCTTCGGGCTGGCCGTCCACCGGGCCTACCGGCCGGTCGCCGCCGTGGCCGCGCTGATGACGGGGTGCGGGGTGGTGGTGGCCTTCTTCCGGCCCGATCCCTCCGAGTCGCTGATCACCGCCCTGGTCGCGACCGTGGTCCTGATCCTTCTCGCGACCGGCTGGGGCATGCTCGTACGGGCCCGGCGCCAGCTCGTCGTCGCGCTGCGCGAACGGGCGCTGCGGGCCGAGGCCGAGGCCGGGCTCCGCGCCGAACAGGCGCAGCGCCTGGCCCGCGAGGCCATCGCCCGCGAGATGCACGACGTACTCGCGCACCGGCTGACACTGCTCAGCGTGCACGCCGGCGCCCTCGAATTCCGGCCGGACGCACCGGCCCCCGAGGTCGCCCGCGCGGCCGGGGTCATCCGGGACAGCGCGCACGAGGCGCTCCAGGACCTGCGCATGATCATCGGGGTGCTGCGCGCGCCGGACGGCGACGAGGGCGACCGGCCGCAGCCCACGCTGGCCACCCTGGACGCGCTGGTCGACGAGGTCCGGCAGGCCGGGATGGACGTCACGCTCGACAGCCGGATCGCCGACCCGGCCGCCGTGACCGCCGCCACCGGCCGTACCGCCTACCGCGTCGCCCAGGAGGGCCTGACCAACGCCCGCAAGCACGCGCCCGGCGCCCGCGCGGCCGTCGAGGTGAGCGGCGGTCCCGGCGACGGCCTCACCATCGAGGTCCGCAACGCCGCGCCCCCGGGCGTGGTCACCGAGGTGCCCGGATCCGGGCAGGGGCTCATCGGGCTCACCGAACGGGCGGCGCTGGCCGGCGGCCGGTTCGAGCACGGGCCGACGGGGGACGGCGGATTCGCCGTACGGGCCTGGCTACCGTGGACCCCATGA
- a CDS encoding response regulator transcription factor, giving the protein MTSRTIRLIIVDDDALVRAGLTFMLGGAGDIEIVGEAADGSEVPALVERVAPDVVLMDIRMPAVDGLTATEALRARPGAPEVLVLTTFHADEQVLRALRAGAAGFVLKDTPPAEIVAAVRRVAAGDPVLSPAVTRQLIGHVAGAEPAPARRGDAAAERLAALAEREREVAHAVGEGSSNAEIAARLYMSVPTVKAHVSRILAKLGLNNRVQIALLVHDANQRPGE; this is encoded by the coding sequence ATGACCTCCAGGACCATCCGACTGATCATCGTCGACGACGACGCGCTCGTCCGCGCCGGGCTCACCTTCATGCTCGGCGGCGCCGGGGACATCGAGATCGTGGGGGAGGCGGCCGACGGATCCGAGGTGCCGGCGCTGGTCGAGCGGGTCGCGCCCGATGTGGTGCTCATGGACATCCGGATGCCCGCCGTGGACGGGCTGACCGCGACGGAGGCGCTGCGGGCCCGTCCCGGCGCCCCCGAGGTCCTCGTACTGACCACCTTCCACGCCGACGAGCAGGTGCTGCGGGCGCTGCGCGCCGGGGCGGCCGGGTTCGTCCTCAAGGACACCCCGCCCGCCGAGATCGTCGCGGCCGTACGGCGGGTGGCGGCCGGCGATCCGGTGCTCTCGCCCGCGGTGACGCGCCAGCTGATCGGCCATGTGGCGGGGGCGGAGCCCGCGCCGGCGCGGCGCGGGGACGCCGCCGCGGAGCGGCTCGCCGCGCTCGCCGAGCGGGAACGGGAGGTCGCGCACGCGGTCGGCGAGGGCAGCTCGAACGCGGAGATCGCCGCGCGCCTCTACATGAGCGTCCCCACGGTCAAGGCGCATGTCTCCCGGATCCTCGCCAAACTCGGCCTCAACAACCGGGTCCAGATCGCCTTGTTGGTGCATGACGCGAATCAGAGGCCGGGCGAATAG
- a CDS encoding cytochrome P450 family protein — MTAIELADYGPDFTINPYPYYAKLREAGPVHEVLAPNGWRFWLVVGYDTAREALADPRLSKSAANVGLDAPFDSVVGPHVLRLDPPDHTRLRKLVAPEFTGRRAERLLPAVQRITDGLLDAMIPAGRGDLVDALAFPLPITVISELLGVPHADRDTFRAWTNEIVAPTTPTGARDRSVELCAYLDALIEDKRAAGPADDLLSTLLRARAEDGDRLSAAELRAWAYILLIAGHETTVNLIANAVRTLLGHPDQLAALRADLGLIDAAVEEVLRYDGPVESSTVRYTREAVTYGGTEIPARETVLVSIASANRDPSRFTDADTFDIRRSGAPVRGPGHLAFGHGIHFCVGAPLARLEARVALRTLLERCPGLAADPDAGPYEWLPGLLIRGVRGLPVRW; from the coding sequence ATGACGGCTATCGAACTGGCGGACTACGGACCGGACTTCACCATCAATCCGTACCCCTACTACGCGAAGCTGCGCGAAGCGGGACCCGTCCACGAGGTGCTCGCCCCGAACGGCTGGCGGTTCTGGCTGGTCGTCGGATACGACACGGCGCGCGAGGCGCTCGCCGATCCGCGGCTCTCCAAGAGCGCGGCGAACGTCGGCCTCGACGCGCCCTTCGACAGCGTGGTGGGCCCGCACGTCCTGAGGCTCGACCCGCCCGACCACACCCGGCTGCGCAAGCTCGTCGCCCCCGAGTTCACCGGGCGCCGCGCCGAGCGGCTGCTCCCCGCCGTCCAGCGGATCACCGACGGACTCCTCGACGCGATGATCCCGGCCGGCCGCGGCGATCTGGTCGACGCGCTCGCCTTCCCGCTGCCGATCACCGTCATCTCCGAGCTGCTCGGCGTCCCGCACGCCGACCGCGACACCTTCCGCGCCTGGACCAACGAGATCGTCGCCCCGACCACCCCCACCGGCGCCCGCGACCGCTCCGTCGAACTCTGCGCCTATCTCGACGCGCTCATCGAGGACAAACGCGCCGCGGGCCCCGCCGACGACCTGCTCTCCACGCTGCTGCGGGCCCGCGCGGAGGACGGCGACCGGCTGTCGGCGGCCGAACTGCGCGCCTGGGCCTACATCCTGCTGATCGCCGGACACGAGACCACCGTCAACCTCATCGCCAACGCGGTCCGGACCCTGCTCGGCCACCCGGACCAACTGGCCGCGCTGCGCGCCGACCTCGGGCTGATCGACGCCGCCGTCGAGGAGGTGCTGCGCTACGACGGGCCGGTCGAGAGCAGCACCGTACGGTACACCCGCGAGGCGGTCACCTACGGCGGCACGGAGATACCCGCCCGGGAGACCGTCCTCGTCAGCATCGCCTCGGCCAACCGCGACCCGTCCCGCTTCACCGACGCGGACACCTTCGACATCCGCCGCTCCGGAGCCCCGGTCCGCGGCCCCGGCCATCTCGCCTTCGGCCACGGCATCCACTTCTGCGTGGGCGCCCCGCTGGCCCGGCTGGAGGCCCGGGTCGCCCTCCGTACGCTGCTGGAGCGCTGCCCCGGCCTGGCCGCCGACCCGGACGCGGGCCCCTACGAGTGGCTGCCGGGCCTGCTGATCAGAGGGGTGCGCGGGCTCCCCGTACGGTGGTAG
- a CDS encoding GntR family transcriptional regulator, whose translation MSSQQPESAPRPDSAPPTPPPTPLTPPQLQLGVDRTSPVPLYFQLAQQLEAAIERGRLAPGSLLGNEIELAGRLGLSRPTVRQAIQSLVDKGLLVRRRGVGTQVVHSQVKRPLELSSLYDDLEAAGQRPATRVLRNTVEQATAEVAAALGVPQGAEVLLVERLRYAHDEPMAFLRNRLPVGLFDCDTERLESTGLYRMMRSAGITLHSARQKVGARAATAEEAERLTEHPGAPLLTMERTTFDDTGRAVEFGSHIYRASRYAFEFQLLVRP comes from the coding sequence GTGTCCTCTCAGCAGCCGGAAAGCGCCCCACGGCCGGACAGCGCCCCGCCGACCCCGCCCCCGACCCCTCTCACGCCCCCGCAGCTCCAGCTCGGCGTCGACCGCACCAGCCCGGTCCCGCTCTACTTCCAGCTCGCCCAGCAGCTGGAAGCGGCCATCGAACGCGGCCGACTCGCCCCGGGCAGCCTGCTCGGCAACGAGATCGAACTCGCGGGCCGGCTCGGCCTGTCCCGCCCCACCGTCCGCCAGGCCATCCAGTCGCTCGTCGACAAGGGGCTGCTGGTGCGCCGGCGCGGCGTCGGCACCCAGGTCGTCCACAGCCAGGTCAAGCGCCCGCTGGAGCTGAGCAGCCTCTACGACGACCTGGAGGCGGCCGGCCAGCGCCCCGCCACCCGGGTCCTGCGCAACACCGTCGAACAGGCCACCGCCGAGGTCGCCGCCGCGCTCGGCGTCCCCCAGGGCGCCGAGGTGCTTCTCGTCGAACGCCTCCGGTACGCGCACGACGAGCCCATGGCCTTCCTCCGCAACCGGCTGCCCGTCGGCCTCTTCGACTGCGACACCGAGCGCCTGGAGAGCACCGGCCTCTACCGGATGATGCGGTCCGCCGGCATCACCCTGCACAGCGCCCGCCAGAAGGTCGGCGCGCGCGCCGCGACCGCCGAGGAGGCCGAGCGGCTCACCGAGCACCCCGGCGCCCCGCTGCTCACCATGGAGCGCACGACCTTCGACGACACCGGCCGGGCCGTGGAGTTCGGCTCCCACATCTACCGCGCCTCGCGGTACGCCTTCGAGTTCCAGCTCCTGGTCCGCCCCTAG
- a CDS encoding sugar ABC transporter substrate-binding protein → MATVRTGVRATGAVLAVALGAMALAGCSSTGGKRAEDRARDAAAQGRAAVNTPEWTVAMVTHSGDGDSFWDIVQEGAKQAAVKDNIKFLYAYSDEGQQQAQLVQSYIDKKVDGLIVTLAKPDAMKAVVEKAVKAGIPVITVNSGTEESKAYGALTHIGQDETIAGEAVGDELDQRGKKKALCVIHEQGNVGHEARCAGAKKTFGGSLENLYVDGTSMPDVQASIEAKLQSDKSIDSVVTLGAPFADAAVKAKASAGSKAEIDTFDLNAKVAAALKAGTLGFAVDQQPYLQGYEAVDLLWLYRYNADVLGGGRPVLTGPQIITGAEAGALEKYTERGTR, encoded by the coding sequence GTGGCAACGGTTCGGACAGGGGTACGCGCGACAGGCGCGGTACTCGCGGTGGCGCTCGGGGCGATGGCCCTCGCCGGTTGCAGCAGCACCGGGGGCAAGCGCGCGGAGGATCGGGCCCGGGACGCCGCCGCCCAGGGCCGGGCCGCGGTGAACACCCCCGAGTGGACCGTGGCCATGGTCACCCACTCGGGCGATGGCGACAGCTTCTGGGACATCGTCCAGGAGGGCGCCAAGCAGGCGGCCGTCAAGGACAACATCAAGTTCCTGTACGCGTACAGCGACGAGGGACAGCAGCAGGCGCAGCTCGTCCAGTCCTACATCGACAAGAAGGTCGACGGGCTGATCGTCACGCTCGCCAAGCCCGACGCCATGAAGGCCGTCGTGGAGAAGGCCGTCAAGGCCGGTATCCCGGTGATCACCGTGAACTCCGGTACGGAGGAGTCCAAGGCGTACGGCGCGCTCACCCACATCGGCCAGGACGAGACCATCGCCGGTGAGGCCGTCGGCGACGAGCTGGACCAGCGGGGCAAGAAGAAGGCCCTCTGCGTCATCCACGAACAGGGCAACGTCGGCCACGAGGCGCGCTGCGCCGGTGCGAAGAAGACCTTCGGCGGCAGCCTGGAGAACCTGTACGTCGACGGCACGAGCATGCCCGACGTCCAGGCGTCCATCGAGGCCAAGCTCCAGTCCGACAAGAGCATCGACAGCGTCGTCACCCTGGGCGCGCCCTTCGCGGACGCCGCCGTCAAGGCCAAGGCGTCCGCCGGCAGCAAGGCCGAGATCGACACCTTCGACCTGAACGCCAAGGTCGCCGCCGCCCTCAAGGCCGGCACCCTCGGCTTCGCCGTCGACCAGCAGCCCTACCTCCAGGGGTACGAGGCGGTCGACCTGCTCTGGCTCTACCGCTACAACGCCGATGTGCTCGGCGGCGGGCGCCCCGTACTCACCGGACCGCAGATCATCACCGGGGCCGAGGCCGGCGCGCTGGAGAAGTACACCGAGCGGGGGACCCGGTGA
- a CDS encoding ABC transporter permease, with amino-acid sequence MTATAPSAPPADGGGPGPLGGGDERLLRTSLLRRLLGRPELGSVAGAAAVFLFFALTADSFLRAASFGTVLYAASTIGIMAVPVALLMIGGEFDLSAGVLVTSSALISSMFSFQLTANVWVGVGVSLLVTLAIGAFNGVMLTRTKLPSFIITLGTFLMLTGLNLGLTKQISGTVSTKSIADMEGFPSASKVFASQLTLGGVELKVTILWWAVLIAVATWILLRTRFGNWIFAVGGNTDAARAVGVPVVRTKILLYMGVAFSAWIAGQHLLFSFDVVQSGEGVGKELIYIVAAVIGGCLITGGYGSAIGAAVGALIFGMTDKGIVYAEWNPNWFKFFLGAMLLLATLLNAWVRRRAEATR; translated from the coding sequence GTGACCGCGACCGCACCCTCCGCGCCTCCCGCGGACGGCGGCGGTCCCGGGCCGCTCGGCGGGGGCGACGAGCGGCTCCTGCGTACGTCCCTGCTGCGCAGACTGCTCGGCCGGCCGGAGCTGGGCTCCGTCGCCGGTGCCGCCGCCGTCTTCCTGTTCTTCGCCCTGACGGCCGACTCGTTCCTGCGCGCCGCCAGCTTCGGCACCGTCCTCTACGCGGCCTCCACCATCGGGATCATGGCGGTCCCGGTGGCGCTGCTGATGATCGGCGGCGAGTTCGACCTCTCCGCCGGGGTGCTGGTGACCAGCTCGGCGCTGATCTCCTCGATGTTCAGCTTCCAGCTGACGGCCAACGTCTGGGTGGGCGTCGGGGTGTCGCTGCTGGTCACCCTGGCCATCGGGGCCTTCAACGGGGTGATGCTCACCCGGACGAAGCTGCCGAGCTTCATCATCACGCTCGGTACGTTCCTGATGCTGACCGGCCTCAACCTGGGCCTGACGAAGCAGATCAGCGGCACGGTCTCGACCAAGAGCATCGCCGACATGGAGGGCTTCCCCTCGGCGAGCAAGGTGTTCGCCTCGCAGCTGACCCTCGGCGGGGTCGAGCTGAAGGTGACCATCCTCTGGTGGGCCGTGCTGATCGCGGTGGCCACCTGGATCCTGCTGCGGACCCGCTTCGGCAACTGGATCTTCGCGGTCGGCGGCAACACCGACGCCGCCCGCGCGGTCGGCGTCCCGGTCGTCCGGACCAAGATCCTCCTCTACATGGGAGTGGCCTTCAGCGCCTGGATCGCGGGCCAGCACCTGCTGTTCTCGTTCGACGTGGTGCAGTCCGGCGAGGGCGTCGGCAAGGAGCTGATCTACATCGTCGCCGCCGTCATCGGCGGCTGTCTGATCACCGGCGGCTACGGCTCCGCGATCGGCGCGGCGGTCGGCGCGCTCATCTTCGGTATGACGGACAAGGGCATCGTGTACGCCGAGTGGAACCCGAACTGGTTCAAGTTCTTCCTCGGCGCGATGCTCCTTCTGGCCACCCTGCTCAACGCGTGGGTGCGCAGGCGCGCGGAGGCGACCCGATGA
- a CDS encoding ATP-binding cassette domain-containing protein gives MTELPETTEPTDPAPTPVSLIHLDGISKRYGNVRALEDVSLEVNAGEISCVLGDNGAGKSTLIKIIAGLHQHDTGEFLIEGEPVTLSSPREALDLGIATVYQDLAVVPLMPVWRNFFLGSEPTTGRGPFKRLDTARMRATTRAELLRMGIDLRDVDQPIGTLSGGERQCVAIARAVHFGAKVLVLDEPTAALGVKQSGVVLKYVAAARDAGLGVVLITHNPHHAYLVGDRFVLLKRGTMAGSHTKDSVTLDELTRQMAGGSELEELSHELARTPAPPAPGA, from the coding sequence ATGACAGAGCTGCCGGAAACGACGGAACCGACCGACCCCGCCCCCACCCCCGTCTCCCTGATCCATCTCGACGGCATCAGCAAGCGCTACGGCAATGTGCGCGCCCTCGAAGACGTCTCGCTGGAGGTCAACGCGGGGGAGATCAGCTGTGTCCTCGGCGACAACGGCGCCGGCAAGTCCACCCTCATCAAGATCATCGCCGGGCTGCACCAGCACGACACGGGCGAGTTCCTGATCGAGGGCGAGCCGGTCACCCTCTCCTCCCCGCGCGAGGCCCTCGACCTCGGCATCGCCACCGTCTACCAGGACCTCGCGGTCGTCCCGCTGATGCCCGTCTGGCGGAACTTCTTCCTCGGCTCGGAGCCGACCACCGGCCGGGGCCCGTTCAAACGGCTCGACACCGCCCGGATGCGCGCGACCACCCGCGCGGAGCTGCTGCGCATGGGCATCGACCTGCGCGATGTCGACCAGCCGATCGGCACGCTCTCCGGCGGCGAGCGCCAGTGCGTGGCCATCGCCCGCGCCGTGCACTTCGGCGCCAAGGTCCTCGTCCTGGACGAGCCGACCGCCGCCCTCGGGGTGAAGCAGTCGGGCGTGGTGCTCAAGTACGTGGCCGCCGCCCGGGACGCGGGACTCGGAGTGGTCCTCATCACGCACAACCCGCACCACGCGTATCTGGTCGGCGACCGGTTCGTCCTGCTCAAGCGCGGCACGATGGCCGGCAGCCACACCAAGGACTCCGTCACGCTCGACGAGCTGACCCGCCAGATGGCGGGCGGCTCCGAGCTGGAGGAGCTGAGCCACGAGCTGGCCCGGACCCCGGCCCCACCGGCCCCGGGAGCCTGA
- a CDS encoding ROK family glucokinase yields MSTYRDFAHRGTARATVLRTVGTRERRSLLTAPRVPTVGIDIGGTKVMAGVVDPDGNILEKLRTETPDKSKSPRVVEDTIVELVLDLSDRHDVHAVGIGAAGWVDADRSKVLFAPHLAWRDEPLRDALSSRLAVPVMVDNDANTAAWAEWRFGAGRGEDHLVMITLGTGIGGAILEDGQVKRGKFGVAGEFGHMQVVPGGHRCPCGNRGCWEQYSSGNALVREARELAAADSPVAYNIIDRVKGNVHEITGPLITELAREGDAMCIELFQDIGQWLGVGIANLAAALDPSCFVIGGGVSAADDLLIGPARDAFRRNLTGRGYRPEARIAKAQLGPEAGMVGAADLSRLVARRFRRAKRRRVERFERYERYAQAIRSPRAPQDPPS; encoded by the coding sequence ATGAGCACCTACCGCGACTTCGCGCACCGCGGCACCGCCCGCGCCACCGTTCTGCGGACCGTCGGCACCCGTGAGCGCCGCTCCCTGCTCACCGCCCCCCGCGTGCCGACCGTCGGCATCGACATCGGCGGTACGAAGGTGATGGCCGGCGTCGTCGACCCCGACGGCAACATCCTGGAGAAGCTCAGGACCGAGACACCGGACAAGTCCAAGAGCCCCCGGGTGGTCGAGGACACCATCGTCGAACTCGTCCTGGACCTCTCCGACCGGCACGATGTGCACGCCGTCGGGATCGGCGCGGCCGGCTGGGTCGACGCCGACCGCTCCAAGGTGCTCTTCGCCCCGCACCTCGCCTGGCGCGACGAGCCCCTGAGGGACGCGCTCTCCTCCCGGCTCGCCGTGCCCGTGATGGTCGACAACGACGCGAACACCGCCGCCTGGGCGGAGTGGCGCTTCGGCGCCGGCCGCGGCGAGGACCATCTCGTGATGATCACCCTGGGCACCGGGATCGGCGGCGCCATACTGGAGGACGGCCAGGTCAAGCGCGGCAAGTTCGGAGTGGCCGGCGAGTTCGGCCATATGCAGGTCGTCCCGGGCGGCCACCGCTGCCCGTGCGGCAACCGCGGCTGCTGGGAGCAGTACAGCTCCGGCAACGCCCTCGTCCGGGAGGCCCGCGAGCTGGCCGCCGCCGACTCCCCGGTCGCGTACAACATCATCGACCGGGTCAAGGGCAACGTCCACGAGATCACCGGCCCGCTGATCACCGAACTCGCCCGCGAGGGCGACGCCATGTGCATCGAGCTGTTCCAGGACATCGGCCAGTGGCTCGGCGTCGGCATCGCCAATCTGGCCGCCGCGCTCGACCCGTCCTGCTTTGTCATCGGCGGCGGGGTCAGCGCCGCCGACGATCTGCTCATCGGCCCGGCCCGCGACGCCTTCCGCCGTAACCTCACCGGCCGCGGCTACCGTCCCGAGGCCCGGATCGCCAAGGCACAGCTCGGCCCCGAGGCCGGCATGGTCGGCGCCGCCGACCTCTCCCGGCTGGTCGCCCGCCGCTTCCGCCGCGCCAAGCGCCGCCGAGTGGAGCGGTTCGAACGGTACGAGCGCTACGCGCAGGCCATCCGCAGCCCCCGGGCGCCCCAGGACCCGCCGTCATGA
- the pcaDC gene encoding bifunctional 3-oxoadipate enol-lactonase/4-carboxymuconolactone decarboxylase PcaDC, which yields MSDTTTKTLQYRLDGPEDAPILILGPSLGTTWHMWDRQVPELARQWRVLRFDLPGHGGAPAHPATSVPELAERLLATLDMLGVQRFGYVGCSISGAIGAELALRRPDRIASLALVAASPRFGTADEFRQRGVIVRANGLDPMARTAPERWFTPGFAGAQPAIVEWAVQMVRTTDPGCYIAACEALAAFDIRAELGRIAVPTLVLVGAEDQVTGPAEARTLVAGIPDARLALVPGASHLAPVEQPAAVTDLLVHHFSTAWFNPSDTSTSLMVMPDRTDRPLASAPAGPVAEIAPAAEQPQAVTTGRADPYDAGMRVRREVLGDAHVDRATAAADGFSGDFQELITRYAWGEVWTRDGLDRRTRSAVTLTALIAGGHLEELAFHTRAALRNGLTPTEIREVLIQTAVYCGVPAANTAFRVAGAVIREETTPET from the coding sequence GTGAGCGACACGACGACTAAGACCCTGCAATACCGCTTGGACGGGCCGGAAGACGCACCGATCCTGATTCTGGGCCCCTCCCTCGGCACCACCTGGCACATGTGGGACCGCCAAGTGCCCGAGCTGGCCCGGCAGTGGCGTGTGCTCCGCTTCGATCTGCCCGGTCACGGCGGCGCGCCCGCCCACCCCGCGACCAGCGTGCCCGAGCTGGCGGAGCGGCTGCTCGCCACCCTCGACATGCTCGGCGTACAGCGCTTCGGATACGTGGGCTGCTCCATCTCGGGGGCCATCGGCGCCGAACTGGCGCTGCGCCGCCCGGACCGGATCGCCTCGCTCGCGCTTGTCGCGGCCTCGCCCCGGTTCGGCACGGCCGACGAGTTCCGGCAGCGGGGCGTGATCGTCCGCGCCAACGGCCTCGACCCGATGGCCCGTACGGCGCCCGAGCGCTGGTTCACCCCGGGCTTCGCGGGCGCCCAGCCCGCCATCGTCGAATGGGCCGTGCAGATGGTCCGGACGACCGACCCCGGCTGCTACATCGCCGCCTGCGAGGCGCTCGCTGCCTTCGACATCCGGGCGGAGCTGGGCCGTATCGCCGTCCCGACGCTCGTCCTGGTCGGCGCCGAGGACCAGGTCACCGGGCCCGCCGAGGCGCGGACGCTGGTCGCCGGGATCCCCGACGCGCGGCTCGCGCTGGTCCCCGGCGCCTCCCATCTGGCGCCGGTCGAGCAGCCCGCCGCCGTCACGGACCTGCTGGTGCACCACTTCTCCACCGCCTGGTTCAACCCCTCCGACACCTCCACCAGCCTGATGGTGATGCCCGACCGGACGGACCGGCCCCTGGCCTCCGCGCCGGCCGGCCCCGTCGCCGAGATCGCCCCCGCCGCCGAACAGCCGCAGGCGGTCACCACCGGCCGCGCCGACCCGTACGACGCGGGCATGCGGGTGCGCCGGGAGGTCCTGGGCGATGCCCATGTGGACCGGGCCACGGCCGCCGCCGACGGCTTCTCCGGCGACTTCCAGGAGCTGATCACCCGCTACGCCTGGGGCGAGGTGTGGACCAGGGACGGTCTGGACCGCCGTACCCGCAGCGCGGTGACTCTGACCGCGCTGATCGCGGGCGGACATCTGGAGGAGCTGGCCTTCCACACCCGGGCCGCCCTGCGCAACGGCCTCACCCCGACCGAGATCCGCGAAGTGCTGATCCAGACGGCCGTCTACTGCGGGGTGCCCGCCGCGAACACGGCGTTCCGGGTGGCGGGGGCGGTGATCCGGGAGGAGACGACCCCGGAGACGTAG
- a CDS encoding MBL fold metallo-hydrolase: MRLTKKTHACVRLEKDGRTLVIDPGAFTEADAVTGADVILVTHEHADHFDGDRLRAALEASPAAELWTLRSVAGQLSAAFPGRVHTVGHGDAFSAAGFDVRVYGELHAVIHPDIPRITNVGYLVDGTVFHPGDALTVPDHPVDTLLLPVQAPWSKISEVIEYVREVRPRRSLDVHDALLTELARPIYDHQIGGLGGAEHGRLAPGESTDL; this comes from the coding sequence ATGAGGCTCACGAAGAAGACACACGCCTGTGTACGGCTGGAGAAGGACGGGCGCACCCTCGTCATCGACCCGGGCGCCTTCACCGAGGCGGACGCCGTGACCGGCGCGGACGTCATCCTCGTCACCCACGAGCACGCCGACCACTTCGACGGGGACCGGCTGCGGGCCGCCCTCGAAGCCAGCCCCGCCGCCGAACTCTGGACACTGCGCAGCGTCGCCGGACAGCTCTCCGCCGCGTTCCCCGGCCGGGTCCACACGGTCGGCCACGGCGACGCCTTCTCGGCGGCCGGTTTCGACGTACGCGTCTACGGCGAACTGCACGCCGTGATCCACCCGGACATCCCCCGGATCACCAACGTCGGCTATCTCGTCGACGGTACGGTCTTCCACCCGGGCGACGCGCTGACTGTGCCCGATCACCCGGTGGACACGCTGCTGCTGCCCGTACAGGCGCCCTGGAGCAAGATCTCCGAGGTGATCGAGTACGTCAGGGAGGTACGGCCCCGGCGCTCCCTCGACGTCCACGACGCCCTGCTCACCGAGCTGGCGCGGCCCATCTACGACCACCAGATCGGCGGCCTGGGCGGGGCGGAGCACGGGCGGCTCGCACCGGGCGAATCCACCGACCTGTGA